Sequence from the Tripterygium wilfordii isolate XIE 37 chromosome 10, ASM1340144v1, whole genome shotgun sequence genome:
TCAGTGTTGGGAGAGATCGGAAGGAACTTGTATTGCAGATCTCCGTTTTTAATGCTCAAGAAAAGTGATTTTCTGACAAAAAAGAGTTTGATTTCATGATCTGTTTGAGGACTTTGAATTGCATATCGCATCTTTTCTCGACTTGGCGATTTGTTCCATTAATCTATTTGTTACTATCTCTTTCTTGCAGTCGATTTGAGAGTGTCAAATTAAATAGGGTGACCCGAACCCAAAAACCCGGTAATCCAGAGACCCGATAATCTTTTATCGGACCGAATCTTTATCTCTGAAAAATGTCGGGTCGGATCAGATCCGGTCCGATAACCCAGAACCCGGCCCGATGTACACCCCTACTACACACTGTCCCGCTCTCTATCTTCGGTTCTGGGCTTGACAGTTGACAACCACCTTCTTCTCTCTTTGGGCTTGGCCCTTCCTGTGGGCTTGCCTTTTGAAACTTTTATCCAATAAAGATGGACGCGTGGCCCGTAGCGGAGAGCATTCCCTTCTTCTCTCATAATAAAATTCCGCCTCAAGTCAAAAGGCGCCAAATCCTTATCTCCCTCTCTCTTGGCGGGAGAATTAAACCATTTATTTTTCCAATCCCTAAAAtggaaataatattttattattaaccaaaaatataaaatatgttCCCCACTTTTCAAGTCtccacaaaataaacaaaaaaaaaaacttttgtaaaattgaaaactatataaattacaaaataaagAATCGAAGCAAATTAATAGTCTTCTTACGCTGAATATCCAAAAATGgcaagagaaagaaaataagaaaataaaagttCGCTCAAAGCCCAATAAATCTGACGAGGGAGACCAAGTGCGAGTGCTCTTCGATTCTTCAGATTCTCGGTTTTCATCTATCAGGCCGCTAACTGGAGCCCTCAGATCCCTCAAACGCCGTTGTTCTCTCATTTCAATTGCTGATCTTTTGTAGGGTTTTGGAGTTCGATTCTGCAGGAAATGACGGCGATGGTGACGGCAATCGACGTAGACGATGATGTGAAGGACGTCAAAATTAACGCCAACGACCAGCCCAAGCGCCCACACAAAAGAAAACGACTAGCTTTGGCCTGCAAACTGACTTCTGAACAGAAGGAGTCGCAAATCGAGACGTATCGGAAGGAGATCGAGGGGCTTTTTGGGTATTATAGAGAAATGATGCTGGAGAAAAGGTTGGAATTGGAGTTGGGTGACGGTGGCTCTCTCAACGCCATGGTTGCGGTGCTGTTGCAGGAGAGTTGTGACCCCTACACCAGATTGACGGAGGAGATATTTGGGAAGGTAAGGGAGAGGTTGGGGGATGGGAGTGTCACAGTCGCTAAGGTGAAGACCGCGGTGCTTTATGTAGGGCAGAGGTTGGCGTACGGAGTGCCCAAAGCTGATGCCGACATTCTGGAAGACGAGACAGAGGCGTGCCTCTGGTGTTGGGAGGTAGTTGATTTATGGGTTTTGTTACTTTCGTGATTTTTTTCGGAGTTTCGTGAAGGGTTGTGTTTTAATCAACGCAATTGAGTGAGTTTTTACCAGTCCTTCAGTTGTTGCATAATCAGTGCTTTCACAATACTGTTTGTGTTTATTAGCCATCTCTAAttgcttttttattttgcaCTAATTCCACAGTGTTGATATTCTTTCTTGGATTGTCATAGTGAGGTGCTTCCAGAATGATTtctaatagattttttttttgttttgctttcttgGTGATTGTCTTCAGTATGATTTTTCTGATGTTAGGAGGTGTTTATCTAATATAGTTGGGTGAATTTTACATCAGACTGTCATGATTTATCTGTTTGTGTTTGCGAATTTGGTCCGggattgacatctttaccagTTTTTGGAGATGAAATGCATTACACGTTTTGTTCAATCAGCTTATGTTTGTTTGTCATGTGTGTGTTGCACTGCATTTAGAATTGCTAGACTCTAGATGGTTatgttttgtatgttttttttttgctttgtttatttgtatttatatCGTTGGAAGAATATGTTAGTTTAGGTCTCTTTTGAGTACAAAAGATGTCTATTGGAATAAATTTGATTGCTCATTGTCGTAGACTCTTAGTAGTCTGGGTATGTTATTTTCAAGTTTTATACGTTGCACACGTTTATTATTCGTTGTTCTTCAATTGagttatttgtttttatataatttatcaCATCCGTCATTAACTTTTATCTTTACATTTCTTCAAGTTGCTTCATTCCTTATTTGTACTTGATTATTGCTGTTTCGGATCTTCCATGCTTGTTGATGCATTTAATCCAGTCGTCCCATGATTTACCTCTTAAGTTCATAAATTTAATCGTTTCTAACTTTTGGATAAGCATTGTTCGTTTGCTAGATAGATCTTCATtcctaatattttttattcgacTCCTTTATATTTACTGCGGTATTTATGGTAAACCAATCAgttcatttttagttttttttaaattaattcgtTCATTCCTTACTTATTTTGTAGACAAGGGATGTAAAGTTGATGCCTACATCTGTACGTGCTGCACTGAGAATTCGGCGCATTTGTCGGAAAAAGATCTATGAGAGGATTAACGCTGTTTCTGGTCTGTACTTGTTTTCTAAAATGTTTTACTTACTGATATTAGTTGCTCATTAATTTTAATTCAAgccatattaatttaatttttcttagttgtatttttttttttccttctaggTGTTATTTCAATCCTGTTTATTTAGTGACGAAATTATTAATAAGCTTACATACTGCAAAAGGTTGATTTGATACTTGGGCCATGTCATGCATCTCATGGCTCCTTTGTACTTTGATTTTTTCTCATGTGTTGTCTAATTGAACGACTTCATTCTTAAGTCGATGTATGTTTTTGCTGCCATCGTAAAATGTAAGTTATTTTGGTCTCTGCATCTCTCATCATAACCATATCAGTTGGCTTAATAACCTTCTATTATGTTCCTGTAATAGGAGTATGGAAAATAAATCCGGTAAATTAATTTTCCTCTGATAAttgattgttaggaatataggcttGCCAGTGATTCAATTTTCTTGTGAGAGAGCATTGTTATTGTGGTTGAGTTGCTTCATTGAAtttgaaacctaaactagagcTCACCAGTTCTAATAAGGGAAACAGCTTCTCCACGCTGTGGGGGTAGGGTTGCATACCGCTTGCCCGTCTTGGTCCCTGGTGCCACTATGAGGGCATTGTACACTAGGTGGTGTGATATTTTAAATGATTTTCTCACATATTGGATGGTCTATGTACTTAACGTAAGTGAAAACTAATACAAATTAACTTTAGCTGGCTGCTTGTCTTCCTATGGGCATTTCATATGTTTTGGGCACCGTTTTCCTCTCCGTGGACAGTGGTCTGGTCAACTATGAGAAATAAGTAGTAGTTATAGTCGAGACTCGAGAGTCATAGCAGCATGTGCAATTCCAAGAGTTGTTTCAGTAATCGATATAAATGATTTCTTGTTGAGTgggttatttatttttgtggaaCATTCCAGGGATGATAGAGGCATTACAGAAATCAGAGAGTGATCAAACTTATGAAAAATGTTTGACAAATGCAATGGAAAAGCTTGTGAAAGTGTTAAGTGAGGCACAGATTCGTTCGCTGGTGGATGGCAAGTTGCAAAAGAGTGGCGCAGAAATGTATGTTAGTGGTATGGCTTTACTCTTCTTTGCTGTAAGTTTTATAAATTATCTGAATTTTGGTGATTTGCTGCCATAGCTCTGTGAAGGAAGAAGTAAACCCAGAAGAGAAATTACTAGTAAAGCGGCTGGAAAAAGATACCCGAGAAGCTGAGAAGGAGAAAAAGAGGATGGAGCGTGAACTGAGGAAGGAGGAGTTGCAGAGTGTAAGTGTAAAATTTGTAACTTTTTTATCTGAAGTTGTGCCTAATTAGATGatagaaaaactgaaaaaaaccTTTTAATCTGTTTGGGAAGGAGTTGCAGGTTAGGTGTTCTACATGATGAGATATTTATAAAAGAGTATATTCATCATCTTCTTGATTTAATTGGGCTATATTTACTGCAAATTctgcttttgatttttgaaaatgtGATAAAATCTTCTTCAATGTCACATCTATATGGATCTTGGAACTTGTTTCAGGAGAAGAAGCTGAAGCAGTTGCATAAGGCAGAAAATTATGAGAGACATCAAGGAAAAGATGAGTCTGAAACAAAAAAACAGCTACGAAAACAGCGGGAGGATGCTGAAAAAAGTCAAAGACGACATGAGAAGGAAGAAGCTGAACTAAAACGGAAACTTGCCATTCAAAAGCAAGCTTCAATGATGGAACGCTTTCTAAAAAGAAGCAAAACTACTTCGCCAGGTCGAAATGACCACCAAACAAGCAAAGCTAATTTGGTTGCTTCATTGAGCAAAGACCGTGAAAGTATTTTCAAGGCAATGGACCATGTTCTTTCTTCAAATAATGAGATTAACACTGATGATATCCGCAAGTAGGTTTTTTTGCCTCAACTTTTTAGGTTACTTTTCTccaatgaagaaaataaagaaaaagcaaGTTTAGTGGGCTAAAATTGTTCCACTTTACAGGTTACATGTATCTTCTTGGCGCTGTTTAGGTCATTCCATTCGATCAAACAAGAAACAACATTGGGGCATGCGGCAGAAGCCAAAGACCAAATTATATGAACTGAAGCTAACTACTAATAGACTATCTTGTGATTTTGGCTTGAGCTTGGAGAAGCTTGAAAATGGATGGGGAGAGCAGACCCCTGCTGATGGATCATGCCCTACTGATATGGCTTGTTCACCTGATGTTAGAAAGTACAGTAAGAGGAAGCAATTATTCCAGTTTGATAAAAGCTGTAGACCAGCATTTTATGGTGTTTGGCCTCACAAAAGGTAAGTTGACAAGCAAAAGAACACATGGAATCCCATTTTTCTTATGTATTTCTTGTTCACTCTGGGTAATTATGTTAAAGGATCAGTGGACTTGGTTTAGCGAAATCCTCTGTTATATCAACTTTCTCTATTTCTCATATACATTATGCCAATTATATGCTTAATTCCTTTTACAGGAGGAATTTTGGGTTGGCATTTCTTAATTAATAATATgttcctcttcttccttcttaTAGATTTATAGTCAATCCTTAGAGCGCTATCTAGAGGTAGGTATGCATGGCTTGGAATGTCTGATTGATGACTTGCATATGACTTTTTTTCTCAGTCTTGTTGTTGGAGCACGGCACCCTTTAAGGAAGGACCCAGACATGGATTATGATGTTGATAGTGATGAGGAATGGGAAGAGGTATCATTTGAGTAGTAGAATTCTAATTGAGACTGAACATTTTTTCAATGATATCCTAAAGAAGTTCCCGTATTTGCAGGAGGAACCAGGTGAAAGCCTCTCTGATTGTGATAAAGATGACGAAGACAGTTTAGAGGAAGGACTCCCAAAagctgatgaagaagatgaaagtgaAGATGGCTTTTTTGTGCCTGATGGCTATCTCTCAGAAAATGAGGTATGAAAAATGAGATTCCCATGCTTTTTGTGAAGCCTGAGTTCATGTATTTGTGCTTTGTTCTTTACACTGGTATGATGCATTCATCAACTAGCAAATGCAAAAGGCGGTCAATATTATATAGTTATTTATATTTGATATACTAAAATTGCAGTACTCTCTCTCTGTCATATATTGTCATTCACTCATTCACTTCATTTTGGTCCATTGATTTATGGGCCTCAATAATGTACAACTGCTTTTATGTCCCTGTCATGTAATTCTGCATTTTGGAGAAGCCAAATGCATCATTATTCAGGCAAGCCTTACGAAATTAAAGAACCACATCCCCTGTATCTGTCATTTGACAAACTGGTGAGTTACTTGACCTGCTTGCTTGTGATAATGGCTGTCCCTCTATTTGCAGGGGGTACAAATTGACAAAAGTGAGACTGAGTCTGCAGTCGAGGAGGCCCTGAGTTTGCCTACTCCTATGGAAGATTCAAAGACACTGGATTTTTGTGCATTGCTTCAACAGCAGAAGCATCTAAACAATTTAACTGAGCATGCACTTCGGAAAAGTCAGCccctttttatattaaatttgatgCACGAGAAGGTCCCATTGTTAGCTGCTGAAGATCTATGTGGTACTTCTAAACTCGAGCGGACTTGTTTGCAAGCTTTGACTATGCGTCCATTCCCTACTGGCCCACCTGTACAGATATCAATGGACAACATGCAAGCTGAGGAGCAAGATGTGTCCCCATCAAATGGAAAGGATGGTGCTGTTCCAGTTTCCACTATGGATGTCCTACCAGACTCAGATATGCCTACGTTTGTAAGTTGTGCATCTGAATATAGGGTTGAAATCAATGGACATCCTTGGATTTCTGCAAGTTTTAGTCACCCGAGATTGAAACTAATGCTTCATCAATTCCTTGTTTGTGTTATTACAAAATCCCCAGAGTTGATGATAGAACAGATGTTCTGAATTTCCTTTGTTTTATAGCGCCAATAGGTTGTGCTTCGTAACTAACATTCATCTTGCTGATCTTCAGATCTCTGCTATTCATGCATGCTCACAGAGTATCAATAAAGTTGTAGAATCCTTACAACAGAACTTCCCTACAGTCTCAAAGACTCAATTAAGAAATAAAGTGCGTGAGATTTCAGAATTCACTGAGAACCGCTGGcaggtttgatatttttgttcgaGTTATAATTGCTTCTTTGACGATGTTGATACTCCCTATGTGCTTATGCGCATTTTCAGAAGCACTTCTAGCGGAAACCCGTATAGCTACTAAAAATATGTGTAGGAATTTGGGTTATATACATCTATTGTGTGCATTTCTGGCGATGGAATGAGGATAGCTCTAAAGTAATTGTTGATGCACATTGCTCTGTGGAAACAATTCGGAATATGGTCTAACGTGACAATATAGTTATAAATTTGATCAAGACCTGTGAATTATTCTGGAGCTTTGAAGTTGGTGGTTAGAAATGGTCACACTGTGTATATTTGACAATTATGCTCCGATTGTGGATATTAAtctagttttggtttgtaaaTCATCTGTTTATGCAGGTGAAAAAAGAAATTGTGGACAAGTTTGGCAAGTCAATTTCACCAGGTATTATTTGCTTCCCCGCATCATAAGAAACCAGATCCATTGTggtaaatttattgttttaaggcTTTAAGCAATTTCAGTCCTTTTTGTAATATAGATGTATAATTTTAATTGGCAGAGAAGAGTGgagggaaaagaaaaggtattgctacatttttctcaaaaagGTGCATGCCTCCTGCTGATAAAGGTAACGATGTCCATGGAGCCTCTCCACAACCATCTCAGAAAGCCGGATCTGCTGTTCGAGAAGAGGAGATTTGCACTTACAATAATATGtaacttcttttttgttttcacaGTTGGCTTTTCCCATACCCTTCGGTGTAATCTCAAATCCCCACTTGTAAAATGGATTGTCATACAGATTGTGAATTTGGGTTTGGCCAAAATGTTTTGATCACCGCATGAGCTCGGATGGGAGCTGCCAGCCTGCTATTGTACAAATTCAATAGACTTTCAAATATAGAGAGTGTTCCTGTTTTGAGAAAGCTATCTGAAGGCTTCTTTTGAGTAGGAATAATGAAGGGTATTAATAACGGGTTTCTCAAGGACATTTGTTAAGGACATTTGTTAAAGATTGATTACAATATGTCACAGGAATAAGTATATTAGGTGTGATGAATGCTAGGagtaattttaaatttaaaatacattatatttcaaatttcaatacatCTTTTTCGGAATAGGGGGTTGGAATCATTCTAATTGATTTTATAGATCTAAATCATTGGATGCATTTTCAACCCCCAATGCATTGGATGTGATAACTATACATGCAATGTATCCAACTCTGTGTCAATGGAATTAGTTGGAATGATTCCAGCGATTCTCATCTCATATTTTTCATAACGGAGTTGCTAAATGACCCCCAACAAAAATGGTTCTAAGTTAACTGAAGTGGATGTGTCATGCCACATAAGATCCCACATCACGAAATTTGTTTCTATATAAGAGACACACACACTCTCTTTCTCCCAATTTCTCTtttcccttttctctctcctctctccttttctccttCCCACTCTCACGGGCACCACCATTGTCCACCGAAACTCCTTTGTCCGACCATCGATCGGAGCTGTTGACCCATTGAATAGAAGTGCTCGACCACCACGATCATTTTTCGACCCTCCACACCACCCATCGCCGCTCGTATCGTtggaaaaaaaacattcaaaggAGGAGGTAATTGCCGCACAAATCGTGTCGATCCAGCCACCTCCGGTGACATCTCCGACAACTGACCTTA
This genomic interval carries:
- the LOC120007907 gene encoding chromatin assembly factor 1 subunit FAS1-like isoform X2, coding for MTAMVTAIDVDDDVKDVKINANDQPKRPHKRKRLALACKLTSEQKESQIETYRKEIEGLFGYYREMMLEKRLELELGDGGSLNAMVAVLLQESCDPYTRLTEEIFGKVRERLGDGSVTVAKVKTAVLYVGQRLAYGVPKADADILEDETEACLWCWETRDVKLMPTSVRAALRIRRICRKKIYERINAVSGMIEALQKSESDQTYEKCLTNAMEKLVKVLSEAQIRSLVDGKLQKSGAEISVKEEVNPEEKLLVKRLEKDTREAEKEKKRMERELRKEELQSEKKLKQLHKAENYERHQGKDESETKKQLRKQREDAEKSQRRHEKEEAELKRKLAIQKQASMMERFLKRSKTTSPGRNDHQTSKANLVASLSKDRESIFKAMDHVLSSNNEINTDDIRKLHVSSWRCLGHSIRSNKKQHWGMRQKPKTKLYELKLTTNRLSCDFGLSLEKLENGWGEQTPADGSCPTDMACSPDVRKYSKRKQLFQFDKSCRPAFYGVWPHKSLVVGARHPLRKDPDMDYDVDSDEEWEEEEPGESLSDCDKDDEDSLEEGLPKADEEDESEDGFFVPDGYLSENEGVQIDKSETESAVEEALSLPTPMEDSKTLDFCALLQQQKHLNNLTEHALRKSQPLFILNLMHEKVPLLAAEDLCGTSKLERTCLQALTMRPFPTGPPVQISMDNMQAEEQDVSPSNGKDGAVPVSTMDVLPDSISAIHACSQSINKVVESLQQNFPTVSKTQLRNKVREISEFTENRWQVKKEIVDKFGKSISPEKSGGKRKGIATFFSKRCMPPADKGNDVHGASPQPSQKAGSAVREEEICTYNNM
- the LOC120007907 gene encoding chromatin assembly factor 1 subunit FAS1-like isoform X1, which translates into the protein MTAMVTAIDVDDDVKDVKINANDQPKRPHKRKRLALACKLTSEQKESQIETYRKEIEGLFGYYREMMLEKRLELELGDGGSLNAMVAVLLQESCDPYTRLTEEIFGKVRERLGDGSVTVAKVKTAVLYVGQRLAYGVPKADADILEDETEACLWCWETRDVKLMPTSVRAALRIRRICRKKIYERINAVSGMIEALQKSESDQTYEKCLTNAMEKLVKVLSEAQIRSLVDGKLQKSGAEISVKEEVNPEEKLLVKRLEKDTREAEKEKKRMERELRKEELQSEKKLKQLHKAENYERHQGKDESETKKQLRKQREDAEKSQRRHEKEEAELKRKLAIQKQASMMERFLKRSKTTSPGRNDHQTSKANLVASLSKDRESIFKAMDHVLSSNNEINTDDIRKLHVSSWRCLGHSIRSNKKQHWGMRQKPKTKLYELKLTTNRLSCDFGLSLEKLENGWGEQTPADGSCPTDMACSPDVRKYSKRKQLFQFDKSCRPAFYGVWPHKSLVVGARHPLRKDPDMDYDVDSDEEWEEEEPGESLSDCDKDDEDSLEEGLPKADEEDESEDGFFVPDGYLSENEGVQIDKSETESAVEEALSLPTPMEDSKTLDFCALLQQQKHLNNLTEHALRKSQPLFILNLMHEKVPLLAAEDLCGTSKLERTCLQALTMRPFPTGPPVQISMDNMQAEEQDVSPSNGKDGAVPVSTMDVLPDSDMPTFISAIHACSQSINKVVESLQQNFPTVSKTQLRNKVREISEFTENRWQVKKEIVDKFGKSISPEKSGGKRKGIATFFSKRCMPPADKGNDVHGASPQPSQKAGSAVREEEICTYNNM